The Actinopolyspora erythraea genome has a segment encoding these proteins:
- a CDS encoding S66 peptidase family protein, translated as MPTITTTRALPALPRPGDTVAVVAPAGPVPEEQLRTGVELLESWDLRVEVGEHVTSRHPRLDYLAGSDAERAADLERAWCAPGVKAVFCARGGYGSVRLLDRLDWSAMARVPGKLLVGSSDVTALHEAVGHRLGLASLFGPMIATKAFTEDPPARRHLWRSLFEPEGVRSLTAPRSAALRTGRAAGITHGGNLSVLAGLLGSGDLPSPPSPGLALLEDVTEQPYQLDRYLTQLRRAGWFETASGVVLGSWRDCGPAEGVLETLLDVLGDLGVPVVRELGFGHCEGQLTVPLGVRAELDAEAGTLTVTGPRPD; from the coding sequence GTGCCGACGATCACAACAACACGCGCCCTTCCCGCCCTCCCTCGCCCCGGAGACACCGTCGCGGTGGTCGCGCCCGCCGGCCCCGTGCCGGAGGAACAGCTGCGGACCGGTGTCGAACTGCTCGAGTCCTGGGACCTGCGGGTCGAGGTCGGCGAGCACGTCACGAGCCGACATCCCCGGCTGGACTACCTGGCCGGTTCCGACGCGGAACGGGCCGCCGACCTGGAACGGGCGTGGTGCGCCCCCGGAGTCAAAGCGGTGTTCTGCGCACGCGGTGGTTACGGGAGCGTGCGGCTCCTGGACCGGCTCGACTGGTCCGCCATGGCCCGGGTACCCGGCAAGCTCCTGGTCGGATCCAGCGACGTGACCGCACTGCACGAAGCGGTCGGGCACCGCCTGGGGTTGGCGAGCCTGTTCGGCCCGATGATCGCCACGAAGGCCTTCACCGAGGACCCCCCGGCCCGACGGCACCTGTGGCGCAGCCTGTTCGAACCGGAGGGGGTCCGCTCGTTGACCGCCCCGCGCTCCGCCGCCCTGCGCACCGGCCGGGCGGCCGGGATCACCCACGGCGGCAACCTGAGCGTGCTGGCCGGGCTGCTCGGCTCCGGCGACCTGCCCAGTCCGCCCAGCCCCGGACTGGCGCTGCTGGAGGACGTGACGGAGCAGCCCTACCAACTGGACCGGTATCTCACCCAGCTGAGACGGGCCGGCTGGTTCGAAACCGCCAGCGGGGTGGTGCTGGGCTCGTGGCGGGACTGCGGGCCGGCCGAGGGAGTGCTGGAGACCCTGCTCGACGTGCTCGGCGACCTGGGGGTACCAGTGGTCCGGGAGCTGGGGTTCGGCCACTGCGAGGGCCAGCTCACGGTGCCGCTCGGCGTGCGCGCCGAACTGGACGCCGAGGCCGGCACGCTCACCGTCACCGGGCCCCGCCCGGACTGA